The following are from one region of the Lodderomyces elongisporus chromosome 7, complete sequence genome:
- the UTP18 gene encoding U3 snoRNP protein, translating to MTSILIKNRKGEMVEVPPKDEEELMLEKLVFGDIEGLQNSLKRVDNIFDFDDDDAEGGEEVIEDEEDSDSGDDDLVQDEDLFYIDDGEEKDVEDDGDEDMEDGETSGEGGDSEDEGDHDDYDDDEDDDEMAWVDSDDEKLNISLIASDRLKKLRRHPDDVCISGKAYTTRLRSQFEKIYPRPEWVNKFEQQLKEAGDSDDEDRDDDNDVDMDQDDESLKKQMTPATLSKFLSTTHQFLASKQLKLISPTRISITRLKDANYQKISKSAIQALSFHPTHSILLTAGFDKTIRLYQIDGKTNNYMTSYFLKNCPIMACQFSPQPEQNLVYAAGRRKYMNKINLNTGEVEKISRMYGHEQVQKSFESMKLSPGGKFIGMIGNSGWFNLVNGTTGQWIKGFKIEGTVVDFDFAQDESFVVVINSAGEVWEFELTGKLTSKSENKVLRKWADDGGVGITRVKLGGRNSRWMAIGSNNGIVNLYDRSTFKDTAESTLNPKPFKTVENLVTSISSLLFNPDGQLLAIASRAKRDAFKLVHMPSGSVYSNWPTSGTPLGKVTSIVFSPNNEMLAVGNEAGKVTLWRLNHY from the coding sequence ATGACTTCGATATTgataaaaaatagaaaagggGAAATGGTGGAAGTACCGCCAAAGGACGAGGAGGAACTCATGTTGGAAAAACTAGTATTTGGAGACATCGAAGGATTGCAAAATAGCTTGAAAAGGGTTGACAATATATTTGATttcgatgacgatgatgcaGAAGGGGGAGAGGAAGtgattgaagatgaagaggacAGCGACAGTGGAGATGATGATTTGGTACAGGATGAAGACTTGTTTTATATTGACgatggagaagaaaaggatgtCGAGGACGATGGAGATGAGGATATGGAAGATGGAGAAACATCGGGAGAGGGTGGAGACTCTGAAGATGAAGGTGACCATGACGAttacgacgacgacgaagaCGACGACGAAATGGCATGGGTTGATAGTGATGATGAGAAATTAAACATATCATTGATAGCATCGGACAGGCTAAAGAAATTAAGAAGACACCCCGATGATGTATGTATATCAGGTAAGGCATATACTACCAGACTACGCTcccaatttgaaaagatcTACCCACGTCCTGAATGGGTAAACAAATTTGAACAGCAGTTGAAAGAGGCAGGTGACtctgatgatgaagatagAGATGATGACAATGATGTGGATATGGATCAAGACGATGagagtttgaaaaagcAAATGACTCCTGCAACACTATCGAAATTTCTTTCGACGACGCACCAATTCCTCGCTTCGAAACAGCTCAAGCTTATATCGCCAACAAGGATCTCCATCACGCGTTTGAAAGATGCCAACTATCAGAAAATCTCCAAGTCGGCAATACAAGCGTTATCTTTCCATCCAACACACTCTATCTTGCTCACTGCAGGTTTTGATAAAACCATTCGTCTTTATCAAATTGATGGCAAGACAAATAATTACATGACTTCATACTTTCTCAAAAACTGTCCGATTATGGCATGTCAGTTTTCTCCACAACCCGAACAGAATCTAGTTTATGCTGCCGGTCGTAGAAAGTATATGAATAAGATTAATTTGAATACTGGTGAAGTGGAAAAAATTAGTCGAATGTATGGACACGAGCAAGTGCAAAAGTCGTTTGAGTCGATGAAATTGAGTCCCGGTGGAAAATTTATTGGGATGATTGGTAACTCTGGATGGTTCAATCTCGTAAATGGGACAACGGGACAATGGATTAAGGGATTCAAGATTGAGGGTACCGTTGTTGATTTCGACTTTGCTCAAGACGAAtcgtttgttgttgttataaATTCCGCCGGTGAAGTTTGGGAATTCGAACTCACTGGTAAATTAACATCCAAGCTGGAAAACAAAGTCTTGCGCAAATGGGCAGACGATGGTGGTGTTGGAATAACTAGAGTTAAATTGGGGGGAAGAAATTCTAGATGGATGGCTATTGGGTCAAACAATGGTATTGTAAACTTGTACGACCGTTCCACATTCAAAGATACAGCAGAATCCACTTTGAATCCAAAGCCATTCAAGACGGTTGAGAATTTGGTCACGTCCATATCGTCACTATTGTTCAACCCAGATGGGCAGTTGCTAGCAATTGCGTCGAGGGCCAAAAGAGATGCATTTAAATTGGTTCACATGCCCTCGGGTTCAGTATACAGTAACTGGCCAACGAGTGGTACCCCCTTGGGAAAAGTCACTTCAATTGTGTTTTCTCCAAATAATGAGATGTTGGCCGTGGGCAATGAAGCTGGTAAAGTAACGTTATGGAGATTAAACCACTATTAG
- the COA3 gene encoding Cytochrome c oxidase assembly factor 3, mitochondrial (BUSCO:EOG09265KSE) — translation MGIAPKAHSQYRDPKTHQMTPALYRVRQPFFWRNTISLFVIGSIPLAAYWYTFTKMTEDEFSDIPIPPISDEELTKLKKEYEAGKQ, via the exons atgggTATCGCACC AAAAGCACATTCACAATACCGTGACCCAAAGACCCATCAAATGACGCCAGCTCTTTATAGAGTCCGtcaaccttttttttggaggaATACCATATCTTTATTTGTCATTGGCTCGATCCCACTTGCGGCATATTGGTACACATTCACGAAAATGACTGAGGATGAGTTTAGTGATATTCCTATCCCACCTATTAGTGATGAAGAGTTGACGAAATTAAAGAAGGAGTATGAGGCTGGAAAGCAGTAA
- the KCH1 gene encoding Potassium transporter codes for MVRDNGGGHLDAERAIKKYDLNVSTFDVVKVENFINYKCTTLFWYFYMWILVLLSFILIAADIYSCLNILVFKKWGTEDYKPYAYSIAKWIFTGCIIFQFVLVIYHWIWALHIYRTRNIALVYLNSICKKIYSIKSYSCFCLLNSIDEGNFHDFCCFLTYYELDNAPQILIADTPRQVINILTLRYYATGGELNNDILRNIKSIAQTNLNLSIILSFMCLSVVIYALFFFRFLFGMIMYVPLKCYLRDKEANTFKSYCCILINKSVSHAVRLHHKSKQELLDNGILSREGIAQLPELDQELPDYTDYTRVFYPNKNDSEDEIPMRQFYGRSESSKSQQSNINVSRPLLEEQPSFEQLQTQQQEEQVYSTLNNEKGPLMNRRLSTLQDKNRNRKEYNLANTTSLPLSSSLSSSSPLPLPPPPPRTISTATTTPRNDQTDLYNTAYTGVAPELTSHKTGQLLETQNMFGNQFHDTHKHKHEHKHKHQHQQLQQESFMPSIPKRSFTLQSDWDKDTDLNASTAILTYMPPQTQQHFQRSFTDPTLYSSQMNSTDLLSNHQMDQIPENPFSSSSIIPPLHPTPRSTQTGTFTETFSKANRSQGSLYKVTSPSGKYKRKKPDLEDQITYFKEEREKEEEKDNDEVEFEHGLGFDNNAMILPIANEADQPVGYPTHSITKESLDIVDAYRQEQTKARLNLEDVDIVGCQDHQGRGNDKNNENDPSSVPYPVRGVSRFFEQ; via the coding sequence ATGGTCAGGGATAATGGAGGGGGCCATTTGGATGCCGAGAGAGCCATCAAAAAATACGATTTGAATGTCTCGACATTCGACGTGGTGAAAGTGGAGAACTTTATAAACTACAAATGCACAACGCTATTCTGGTACTTTTACATGTGGATCCTCGTGCTTTTGTCATTTATCTTGATTGCAGCAGATATCTACTCATGTCTTAATATCCTagtatttaaaaaatgGGGCACCGAAGACTATAAACCATACGCATACTCCATAGCCAAATGGATCTTCACTGGATGTatcattttccaatttgtATTGGTGATCTACCATTGGATATGGGCACTACACATTTACAGAACAAgaaacattgcactagtatACTTGAATTCAATCTGCAAGAAGATATACTCAATCAAGTCATATTCCTGTTTCTGTTTGCTCAATAGTATAGACGAAGGCAATTTCCATGACTTTTGTTGCTTCCTCACATATTATGAGTTGGACAATGCACCACAGATTTTGATTGCAGACACACCAAGACAAGTGATCAATATACTCACTTTGCGGTACTACGCCACCGGCGGAGAGTTGAACAACGATATATTGCGCAATATCAAGAGTATAGCtcaaacaaatttgaaCTTGTCAATTATCCTAAGTTTCATGTGCTTGTCAGTAGTGATTTAtgcacttttctttttccggTTCCTTTTTGGAATGATCATGTACGTACCGTTGAAATGTTATTTAAGAGACAAAGAGGCAAACACGTTCAAGAGCTATTGCTGCATACTAATCAACAAGTCAGTATCGCATGCAGTTAGACTCCACCACAAGTCCAAACAGGAATTGCTCGATAACGGAATCTTGTCGAGAGAAGGAATCGCACAACTCCCAGAATTGGACCAAGAACTACCAGACTATACAGATTATACCAGGGTCTTTTATCCCAACAAAAACGACTCTGAAGATGAAATACCAATGAGACAATTTTATGGAAGAAGCGAGAGCTCCAAATCACAGCAGCTGAACATAAACGTTTCCAGACCACTCTTGGAAGAACAACCATCGTTTGAACAGCTACAAACACAACagcaagaagaacaagtcTATTCAACATTAAACAACGAAAAGGGCCCTTTAATGAATAGACGATTGAGCACATTACAAGATaagaatagaaatagaaaagagtATAACCTCGCAAACACAACATCACtaccattatcatcatcattatcatcatcatcaccacttccacttccaccaccaccaccaagaacaatatcaacagcaacaacgaCACCACGAAATGATCAAACAGACTTATACAATACTGCATACACAGGCGTAGCACCAGAACTAACATCTCACAAGACAGGACAGCTTTTGGAAACACAAAATATGTTTGGTAATCAATTTCATGACACacataaacataaacatgaacataaacataaacatcaacatcaacaacttcaGCAAGAAAGTTTCATGCCATCGATACCTAAACGATCCTTCACATTGCAATCCGATTGGGATAAAGATACAGATCTAAACGCATCAACGGCAATATTGACGTATATGCCAcctcaaactcaacaacATTTCCAACGGTCATTCACAGACCCAACATTGTACTCGTCGCAGATGAATAGTACCGACTTGCTCTCAAACCACCAAATGGATCAAATACCAGAGAATCCGTTTAGTAGCTCTTCCATCATTCCACCACTTCACCCAACACCCCGATCTACGCAAACGGGGACTTTTACCGAGACCTTTTCCAAAGCTAACCGCTCACAGGGCTCATTATATAAAGTGACAAGCCCAAGTGGTAAatacaagagaaaaaaaccaGACTTAGAAGATCAAATAACCTActttaaagaagaaagagaaaaagaagaagagaaagacaaCGATGAAGTGGAATTTGAACATGGGTTGGGGTTTGACAACAATGCAATGATACTACCAATTGCAAATGAAGCAGATCAACCTGTGGGCTACCCTACACATAGCATTACTAAGGAAAGTTTGGATATAGTTGATGCATATCGTCAAGAGCAGACAAAGGCGCGGTTGAATTTAGAGGATGTAGATATAGTGGGCTGCCAAGATCATCAAGGTAGGGGCAACGATAAAAACAACGAGAACGACCCCCTGTCTGTGCCATACCCTGTTCGAGGCGTATCGCGTTTCTTTGAACaataa
- a CDS encoding uncharacterized protein (BUSCO:EOG09260C2V), translating into MADGSTANTDLVISQLEAAKKFTLSQPDQFLNVFKGILPIINSPTQAYPVRQWGVEFMYETFIDNNNNNNNNSNNNNSQNNNNNNNNGNGNDNGTSGSIQLKLNEKVDLAIESLDTLLFLIDLPINLQQQQQHAHQHQQRALHSKIQIQHLDVKTFRHLIDISTIVYKLVFQYVAENDNCNQIWSKLTELKNSLVNKFQTTYPLEKSDNEEHDLVRNIPTKLDLLNFLMTVIDYQSKTKIIGDPVDDSGFSLDRVRPDHTLIKYQNMEYESNTLFTLVLRIFQMDIIIPALLTATINHSVVIIKKKPQLVSALLKAVESYETNSKFQSNYQSVEEFKLSKKYVDRALRIFIGYAKRNGLIPTPIKSALEMKLNVLSDRGNALRKINILASQNDDTNIRKRKFDGFYNPSKKIKVLDYEHLYKLGASDELSKFDLSLITQPNVHALMVMNALRKVPVQKLTKGLEIICERFKDAVSKSAASNAQLQTTIKSEPGFMDPFTISATANDGLYNKAFKSEIDNKGKGNVGKQNNEVGNTGGKYGEERVKVKVKGKTENEGKREEVEKEEEEEDDDFDYDDDYDENEFKDEPLFSLPPPQNLSFEEKKEHLSIIIENFLKLAKNPPEKNGVVSIAQESKNNANTDSTAHENPKFNEQLKEVAIKSFNNNTWVIILTRLATRGMRTVAKDEENEKEVSVDRGIYVKDKSPDDQSKEELSNMIREALFNYFVENIHSRVDVVIEWLNEEWYSEQVFYQNCISEEKGKKEKPDETGNETGNETGNETGNETGNETGKETGKENEKRADDDKDSSSRVMNVSTPIYDKWANKVLDAMINYLEPSDKKNFIRLCSDLPSLNEQMLGKIKSLCFDPARSNIGFLALHFLIMYRPPVKTICHKILKELGESDQEDVREEAKKKLARV; encoded by the coding sequence ATGGCAGACGGATCAACGGCCAATACTGATTTGGTGATCAGTCAGTTGGAAGCTGCTAAGAAGTTTACTTTATCCCAACCAGACCAATTTCTTAATGTATTCAAAGGAATCTTGCCCATTATCAACTCTCCTACCCAAGCGTATCCTGTACGACAATGGGGTGTCGAGTTTATGTACGAGACCTTTATcgataacaacaataacaacaacaacaatagcaacaacaacaacagccagaacaacaacaacaacaacaacaacggcAACGGCAACGATAATGGGACTAGTGGTAGCATCCAGCTCAAACTCAATGAAAAAGTAGATCTTGCTATTGAATCTCTAGACACCTTGCTTTTCTTGATTGATTTGCCAATAAACttgcaacagcaacaacagcatgcacaccagcaccaacaaCGTGCGCTTCACAGTAAGATACAAATCCAACATCTCGATGTAAAGACTTTTCGTCATTTGATTGATATCTCAACTATAGTGTATAAGTTGGTGTTTCAATACGTTGCTGAAAACGACAATTGTAACCAAATATGGAGTAAATTAACAGAGTTGAAAAACTCACTAGTCAACAAGTTTCAAACAACATACCCATTGGAGAAATCAGATAACGAAGAACACGATTTGGTAAGAAACATTCCCACGAAATTGGACTTGCTAAACTTCTTAATGACAGTAATTGACTACCAgtcaaagacaaagattATTGGAGACCCAGTGGACGATAGCGGGTTCTCCCTCGATCGAGTGCGTCCGGATCACACGTTGATCAAATACCAAAACATGGAGTATGAATCCAATACTTTGTTCACACTAGTGTTGCGTATTTTCCAAATGGACATCATTATACCAGCTCTTTTAACAGCGACAATCAATCACAGTGTCGTAatcatcaaaaagaaacctCAACTTGTCTCTGCATTGCTCAAGGCAGTGGAAAGCTATGAAACAAATTCTAAATTCCAATCCAATTACCAATCAGTCGAGGAATTCAAActatcaaaaaaatacgTCGATCGAGCGTTAAGAATATTTATTGGATATGCAAAAAGGAATGGATTGATCCCGACTCCAATAAAGAGTGCACTAGAAATGAAGCTAAATGTGCTATCAGATCGAGGTAACGCTTTAAGGAAAATTAATATCCTTGCTAGCCAAAACGATGATACAAATATTAGAAAACGCAAATTCGATGGTTTTTATAACCCCtccaaaaaaatcaaagtaTTGGACTACGAACATCTATATAAACTAGGTGCAAGCGATGAGTTGAGCAAATTCGATCTTAGTCTAATAACTCAGCCCAATGTTCATGcattgatggtgatgaatGCGTTGAGAAAAGTACCTGTACAGAAACTCACTAAAGGTTTGGAAATCATATGCGAGCGGTTCAAGGATGCTGTATCAAAATCGGCTGCTTCCAATGCTCAACTTCAGACTACTATTAAATCTGAGCCTGGTTTTATGGACCCTTTTACAATTTCCGCAACTGCAAACGATGGCTTATACAACAAGGCATTCAAAAGCGAAATTGATAACAAAGGCAAAGGGAATGTTgggaaacaaaacaacgaAGTGGGAAATACCGGGGGTAAGTACGGAGAAGAAagagtaaaagtaaaagtaaaaggaaaaacagaaaatgagggaaaaagagaagaagtagaaaaagaagaagaagaagaagatgatgattttgattaCGATGATGACTACGACGAGAATGAATTTAAAGACGAGCCACTATTTAGCTTGCCTCCACCTCAAAATTTGTCTTttgaagagaagaaagagcaTTTGTCTATAATCATTGAAAACTTTTTAAAGTTGGCTAAGAATCCGCCGGAAAAGAATGGCGTGGTCTCAATTGCACAAGAACTGAAAAACAATGCGAATACTGATTCGACTGCACATGAAAACCCCAAATTTAATGAACAGCTTAAGGAGGTGGCcatcaaatcattcaacAATAATACGTGGGTGATTATACTCACGAGGTTGGCTACACGAGGAATGCGGACAGTAgcaaaagatgaagagaacgaaaaagaagtgCTGGTGGATCGTGGCATTTATGTCAAAGACAAGTCACCTGATGATcaaagcaaagaagaatTGAGCAACATGATTCGAGAGGCGTTGTTCAACTATTTTGTTGAGAATATTCACTCGAGAGTAGATGTGGTTATTGAATGGCTAAACGAGGAATGGTACAGCGAGCAGGTATTTTATCAAAATTGTATTctggaagaaaaaggaaaaaaggaaaaaccaGACGAAACTGGAAATGAAACTGGAAATGAAACTGGAAATGAAACTGGAAATGAAACTGGAAATGAAACTGGAAAAGAAactggaaaagaaaacgaaaaaagaGCAGATGATGATAAGGACTCTTCTTCCAGAGTTATGAATGTCTCCACCCCAATATACGACAAATGGGCTAACAAGGTATTGGATGCAATGATTAATTACCTTGAACCTAGCGATAAGAAAAATTTCATCCGTCTATGTAGTGATTTACCCTCATTGAATGAGCAAATGTTGGGCAAAATCAAATCGTTATGCTTTGACCCAGCTCGTTCAAACATCGGGTTCTTGGCGTTGCATTTCCTTATAATGTACAGACCGCCAGTGAAAACCATTTGTCATAAGATATTAAAAGAGTTGGGTGAGAGTGATCAGGAGGATGTGAGAGAGgaggcaaaaaagaaattagcCAGGGTATAG
- the PPS1 gene encoding tyrosine/serine/threonine protein phosphatase pps1, translated as MTFASTATHNSHIGEVDLRTTSTSASSGASSGACSDTPSGAGAGTETKSPSPSQNFSYKTPIVQIPNSLHVESNQLESDLQHHQDLSEDELETLDQFELSSSSHLVPPNGGTHMNKSSSVVSHVSLASTLSSVSDTVHTPHKAYKRSSSSSNDLIYERDRFRARLKSFNDTNSLVTETKLDVVEDETNCDVCDGIGCKTAKLNIDLDKKEADEIDDFQFQNITIDQLRNLFDQYFNKGLPNTNIMFPWLHGLHVDNFAQRSFFLMQQQQMREKAGQNSSIFNDFKLLKPENISFLMCINDGTIPVQLHNTVQLNEILQKIDVSRSEVKEIVRSIYKKEQGSQFDDESEMLKLLFDDCTKLNVLPRFTNLDPDRGISLRNFHIQVAKLSTCSDFLVYGTSPENMRSIARVLWLAQKAESHENSDGTKRRIFILESSLKELYEEVGSPIRTSPLRSFFHYSKLDASHLHFEIKDSTLLSHDCFQISEKIETTKMSTATKLTQNVWVGNFWDHQIMIDYLLNGKSVNTQPTNPNLYNDPLNSLIVHKNVSPRDFINFLPKPKANYKLFIQCHADASFPDLEELAHLLYQYTITSHDNHTAAERHHLQFPPSGSIGLGDCKRENLQSIVNTCKLIYLYSSTLSADGLGSLIYCSDGYTESSLLVFCYIMYSMNLPLDEAMLKLHLEYGRPFYIFNSDVVILRKLEPLLKKFSPLVKKDLKWEELEQISPSEINEILLGVSSSKANRSNKLGFIANDEDGDDSSDSDSVGSNSSDEELESKYSIDWVKEVEGSIPSKILPYLYLGSLKHASCLPLLNKLGIKKIISVGESLPWLNGFKFQKYNDVTVDESDDGSIEFFNISPSKSHCHHRPLHWNTSINTVMKVNNLEDDGIDELMHQLPPILDFIDDACRKDPNTKILVHCRVGVSRSATVVISEIMRRMNVSLPMAYLYVRVRRLNIIIQPNLRFMYELFKWEEFVKEKQKRLTFNEEVRAADERSKENFPDTIPKYPDGTYYLREIDWFIMCREIMKLNSPYVNC; from the coding sequence ATGACATTTGCTTCAACTGCTACTCATAATTCACATATCGGCGAAGTAGATTTGCGGACAACTTCCACAAGTGCCAGCTCTGGTGCCAGCTCTGGTGCATGCTCTGACACACCctctggtgctggtgctggtacagaaacaaaatcaccATCGCCTTCGCAAAATTTCAGTTATAAAACACCCATTGTTCAGATACCAAACTCTCTTCACGTGGAGAGTAACCAATTGGAGTCAGATCTACAGCATCATCAAGATTTACTGGAAGATGAATTGGAAACTTTAGACCAGTTTGAACTAAGCTCAAGTTCTCACCTTGTACCGCCCAACGGTGGCACTCATATGAACAAATCTTCTTCAGTTGTGTCACATGTATCATTAGCATCCACTCTTTCTAGCGTATCGGACACTGTACATACGCCACATAAGGCATACAAAAGGTCGTCGTCCTCTTCCAACGATTTGATATACGAGCGAGATAGGTTTAGAGCAAGGTTGAAAAGCTTTAACGATACCAATTCGCTAGtcacagaaacaaaactagatgttgttgaagacGAGACCAATTGTGATGTTTGTGATGGGATTGGGTGCAAAACTGCTAAGCTTAATATAGATCTAGACAAGAAGGAGGCTGATGAAATCGACGATTTCCAATTTCAGAATATTACGATAGATCAATTGAGAAACCTTTTTGATCAGTATTTTAACAAAGGTCTTCCTAATACCAATATTATGTTTCCCTGGTTGCATGGATTGCACGTGGACAACTTTGCCCAACGGTCGTTTTTCCTtatgcaacaacaacagatgCGCGAGAAAGCTGGCCAAAACAGTAGTATCTTCAATGATTTTAAGCTATTGAAACCGGAGAATATCTCATTTCTAATGTGCATCAATGACGGCACTATACCTGTTCAGCTACACAACACAGTTCAACTAAATGAAATCTTGCAAAAAATCGATGTGTCGAGATCAGAAGTAAAGGAAATCGTGCGATCAATATacaaaaaggaacaagGATCACagtttgatgatgaaagtGAAATGCTTAAATTGCTTTTTGACGATTGTACCAAATTAAATGTGCTTCCGAGATTCACTAATTTAGATCCAGACCGAGGGATATCATTGCGTAACTTCCATATTCAAGTTGCCAAGTTATCTACATGTTCTGACTTTTTGGTATATGGCACGTCTCCAGAAAATATGCGCTCCATAGCAAGAGTGCTTTGGCTTGCTCAAAAAGCTGAGTCGCACGAAAACTCTGACGGGACAAAGAGACGCATTTTCATACTAGAAAGTCTGTTAAAGGAGCTTTACGAGGAAGTTGGCTCTCCAATAAGAACAAGCCCGCTTCGTTCGTTTTTCCATTACTCGAAATTGGATGCATCACACTTGCATTTTGAGATTAAGGATTCTACCTTGTTACTGCATGATTGCTTTCAAATTAGTGAGAAGATTGAAACCACAAAAATGTCTACAGCCACTAAATTAACTCAGAACGTTTGGGTTGGTAATTTCTGGGACCATCAAATCATGATTGATTATTTGTTGAATGGCAAATCGGTAAATACGCAACCAACTAACCCCAACTTGTACAACGACCCACTCAACTCACTCATAGTACACAAGAATGTACTGCCGCGAGACTTTATCAATTTCTtgccaaaaccaaaagccAATTACAAGCTATTCATCCAGTGCCACGCCGATGCCTCGTTCCCCGACCTTGAAGAGCTTGCCCACCTTTTGTATCAATACACAATCACTTCACACGATAATCATACAGCCGCCGAGCGTCACCATCTTCAGTTCCCACCACTGGGCTCAATTGGTCTTGGAGATTGCAAGCGTGAAAACTTGCAGTCCATCGTAAACACGTGCAAGCTTATATACTTGTATTCATCAACACTTTCGGCAGATGGCTTGGGCTCTTTAATATATTGTTCTGATGGGTATACGGAATCGTCGCTCTTGGTTTTTTGCTATATCATGTACTCAATGAATCTTCCATTGGACGAAGCCATGTTAAAGCTCCATTTGGAGTATGGCCGCCCtttttacattttcaaTAGCGATGTGGTGATTCTTCGCAAATTGGAAccattgttgaagaagttTAGCCCGCTTGTCAAGAAAGATTTGAAATGGGAAGAACTTGAACAAATATCACCATCAGAAATAAACGAAATTTTACTCGGTGTACTGAGTAGTAAAGCTAACCGCAGCAATAAACTTGGATTTATAGCCAACGATGAAGATGGCGATGACTCTTCTGACTCTGATTCAGTGGGAAGCAATCTGAGCGACGAAGAATTGGAATCAAAATATTCCATTGATTGGGTCAAAGAAGTGGAAGGCTCTATCCCGTCTAAAATACTACCCTACCTCTACCTTGGATCTCTCAAGCATGCTCTGTGCTTACCGCTATTAAACAAATTGGGAATTAAGAAAATTATATCAGTTGGAGAATCTCTTCCTTGGCTTAACGGGTTCAAATTTCAGAAATACAATGATGTTACTGTTGATGAGTCTGATGATGGGAGTATCGagtttttcaacatttcGCCTAGCAAATCCCATTGCCATCACCGTCCTTTGCATTGGAACACCAGTATCAACACTGTGATGAAAGTCAACAACTTGGAAGACGATGGAATTGACGAATTGATGCACCAGTTACCACCTATTCTTGACTTTATTGATGATGCATGTAGAAAGGATCCAAACACAAAGATATTGGTGCATTGTCGTGTTGGGGTCAGTCGCAGTGCAACTGTAGTGATTTCCGAGATAATGAGAAGGATGAATGTGAGTTTACCGATGGCATATTTATATGTGAGAGTGCGCAGACTCAACATTATCATACAGCCAAACTTGAGGTTCATGTACGAATTATTTAAGTGGGAGGAATTTGTTaaggaaaagcaaaaaagacttACATTCAACGAAGAAGTCAGGGCTGCAGAtgaaagaagcaaagagAATTTTCCAGATACCATCCCTAAATATCCCGATGGGACTTACTACCTACGTGAAATCGATTGGTTTATTATGTGTCGGGAGATTATGAAACTAAACCTGCCATACGTGAACTGTTAA
- the COX20 gene encoding Cytochrome c oxidase assembly protein cox20, mitochondrial, whose translation MGWFGGGSSNSQQAPPAKVSIVSEYKEEPKPHQQYLEDLPPKFADDDDDNLSQSSQSQSQTQVQPQPLSPSQQRQATLSDAAKMIKLSDFTFDRFVQMPCFREAMITGFQAMGVLGVITFLVHRNFKKSMNWSVGGFFLGNLVGWEQCRSLRRRSFEMVEKAKREKEERHRKKLEELRESQSDMDDVKRFEEFNNRR comes from the coding sequence ATGGGTTGGTTTGGAGGTGGAAGTTCAAACTCGCAGCAAGCACCGCCTGCAAAAGTGTCGATTGTATCAGAATATAAGGAGGAGCCGAAACCTCATCAGCAGTATCTTGAAGATCTACCACCAAAATTTgccgatgatgatgatgataatctTCTGCAGTCTTCACAATCACAGTCTCAGACACAAGTACAGCCACAACCACTCTCGCCATCACAGCAACGTCAAGCTACATTATCCGATGCAGCCAAAATGATCAAGCTTTCGGATTTCACGTTTGACCGGTTTGTCCAAATGCCATGTTTTCGAGAGGCGATGATTACGGGGTTTCAAGCGATGGGGGTTTTGGGTGTGATTACGTTCTTAGTGCATCGCAATTTTAAGAAATCGATGAATTGGTCTGTTggtggtttttttttggggaaCCTAGTTGGTTGGGAGCAGTGTAGGTCTCTTAGAAGAAGATCATTTGAGATGGTTGAAAAggcaaagagagaaaaggagGAGAGGCACAGGAAAAAGTTGGAAGAGTTAAGAGAGAGCCAGCTGGATATGGATGATGTAAAAAGATTTGAGGAGTTTAACAATAGAAGGTGA